From Candidatus Pedobacter colombiensis, one genomic window encodes:
- a CDS encoding MGMT family protein, whose amino-acid sequence MEQSFYDQVFELVRLIPKGRVTSYGAIAKSLGAGGSARMVGYAMSNAGLAHPPVPAHRVVNSSGLLTGKFHFKTPDLMQELLEKEGIVVKDDKIQNFKKHFWDPLQEL is encoded by the coding sequence ATGGAACAATCATTTTACGACCAGGTTTTTGAGTTGGTAAGGCTAATCCCAAAAGGAAGGGTAACCTCTTATGGAGCCATCGCCAAAAGCCTGGGTGCTGGTGGTTCTGCTCGTATGGTGGGCTATGCCATGAGCAATGCTGGCCTCGCACATCCGCCTGTTCCGGCACATAGGGTCGTAAATAGCAGTGGACTGCTTACCGGGAAGTTCCATTTTAAAACCCCTGATCTGATGCAGGAATTGCTCGAGAAGGAGGGAATTGTCGTAAAAGACGATAAGATACAGAACTTTAAAAAACATTTCTGGGATCCATTACAAGAATTATAA
- the trmB gene encoding tRNA (guanosine(46)-N7)-methyltransferase TrmB, giving the protein MGKDKLRKFAEIDTFPNVYQLDAGKELKGKWASQHFKNEHPVVLELACGKGEYAVSMAKLFPEKNFIGVDLKGNRIWRGARTGMDEGIANLAFLRIQIEDIMEFFGENEIDEIWITFPDPQPQDSREKKRLTFPGFLDKYKTFLKPGGKINLKTDNDGLYLYTVEKVEELRLQTHKKTDQLYKSEFYDEVLSIKTHYERIYLKHDKSINYIQFSLK; this is encoded by the coding sequence GTGGGTAAAGATAAATTAAGAAAGTTTGCGGAAATAGACACCTTCCCAAATGTTTATCAGTTGGATGCTGGAAAAGAATTAAAGGGTAAATGGGCATCACAACATTTTAAAAATGAGCATCCTGTAGTGCTCGAATTGGCGTGCGGAAAAGGAGAATATGCCGTTAGTATGGCAAAGCTGTTTCCGGAAAAGAATTTTATCGGGGTTGACCTAAAAGGAAACAGGATATGGCGCGGCGCACGTACAGGAATGGATGAAGGAATTGCTAACCTGGCTTTTTTAAGAATCCAGATTGAAGATATCATGGAATTTTTTGGTGAAAATGAGATAGATGAAATTTGGATCACTTTTCCAGACCCACAACCTCAGGACAGCCGCGAAAAGAAACGCTTAACCTTTCCAGGATTTTTAGATAAATATAAAACCTTCTTGAAACCGGGAGGTAAAATAAATTTAAAAACAGATAACGATGGCTTATATCTTTATACCGTAGAAAAGGTAGAAGAGCTTAGACTGCAAACTCATAAGAAAACAGATCAGTTGTATAAATCGGAGTTTTATGATGAGGTGCTTTCTATTAAAACACATTACGAACGCATCTATTTAAAACACGACAAGAGCATTAACTATATACAGTTCTCTTTGAAGTAA
- a CDS encoding GDP-L-fucose synthase, with protein sequence MIRYVEKNAKIYVAGHRGMVGSAIYRKLQKEGYSNLITRTSAELDLRNQQAVTDFFAAEQPDYVFLAAAKVGGIIANNTYRADFLYENLCIQNNVIHQAYKTGVKKLMFLGSSCIYPKLAPQPLKEEYLLTGLLEETNEPYAIAKIAGIKMADAYRSQYNCNFISVMPTNLYGYNDNYHPQNSHVLPALIRKFHEAKVNQHTEVNIWGSGTPMREFLFADDLADACYFLMQNYNEAGFLNIGTGEDLTIKDLAILIKNIIGFEGALTFDSSKPDGTPRKLMDVSKLHALGWRHKIELEEGIKLAYEDFLEKHS encoded by the coding sequence ATTATAAGATACGTGGAAAAAAACGCAAAAATATACGTAGCAGGACACCGGGGAATGGTTGGCTCTGCAATTTACCGGAAATTACAAAAAGAAGGCTACAGCAACTTGATCACCAGAACATCAGCAGAACTTGATTTACGCAATCAACAGGCTGTTACTGATTTTTTTGCAGCTGAGCAGCCTGACTATGTGTTTTTGGCGGCAGCGAAGGTTGGCGGTATTATTGCCAACAACACCTATCGGGCCGATTTTCTTTACGAAAACCTATGTATCCAAAATAATGTAATCCATCAGGCTTATAAAACCGGGGTTAAAAAGCTAATGTTTCTGGGCTCCAGCTGCATTTACCCTAAGCTGGCACCACAACCACTTAAGGAAGAATACTTGCTTACAGGCTTGCTTGAAGAAACCAATGAACCTTATGCCATTGCTAAGATTGCTGGGATTAAAATGGCCGATGCCTATCGTTCCCAATACAACTGCAATTTTATTTCTGTAATGCCAACGAACCTATATGGTTACAATGACAATTACCATCCACAAAATTCTCATGTATTGCCAGCGCTGATTCGCAAATTTCATGAAGCGAAGGTAAACCAACATACCGAAGTTAATATTTGGGGATCAGGAACGCCAATGCGGGAGTTTTTATTTGCTGATGACTTGGCCGATGCGTGCTATTTCTTAATGCAAAATTATAATGAAGCCGGATTTTTGAATATCGGTACCGGCGAAGATTTAACCATAAAGGATCTGGCTATACTGATCAAAAACATTATCGGATTTGAAGGAGCGCTGACTTTCGATAGCAGCAAACCTGATGGAACTCCACGTAAATTAATGGATGTATCTAAATTACATGCATTGGGATGGAGACATAAAATAGAACTGGAAGAGGGCATTAAGCTTGCCTATGAGGATTTTTTAGAGAAGCATAGCTAA
- a CDS encoding LysR substrate-binding domain-containing protein: MTLVQLEYIVAVDTYRSFVGAADKCFVTQPTLSMQVQKLEEMLNVKIFDRSKQPVVPTEIGAQIIEQARLVLQESQKIKEIINNQQQEVTGEIKVGIIPTVAPYLLPKVISAMMEKYPDLKLLIWEYTTEDIIHHLKTGVLDCGILATPLGDNAIDELPLYYENFVTYISKNSKLYKKKAIDADDLEDENIWLLNEGHCMRSQVLNICRSTKQNRLQGLTYNTGSVETLIRMVDMNNGATLLPELALEELSSRQLNKVRHFKSPEPVREISLATHKNFIKKRMLNALKDEILAVIPKTMKQKKKKDVVGI; this comes from the coding sequence ATGACCTTAGTTCAACTGGAATACATTGTAGCCGTAGATACTTACAGGAGTTTTGTGGGTGCGGCCGACAAGTGCTTTGTTACTCAGCCTACACTGAGTATGCAGGTTCAAAAGCTGGAAGAAATGCTGAATGTTAAGATCTTCGATCGCAGCAAGCAACCTGTTGTTCCAACAGAAATCGGAGCTCAGATCATTGAACAGGCACGACTGGTATTGCAGGAAAGTCAAAAGATCAAAGAAATTATCAACAACCAACAACAGGAAGTTACCGGCGAGATTAAAGTTGGCATCATCCCTACTGTTGCGCCTTACTTATTGCCAAAGGTAATTTCGGCAATGATGGAGAAATATCCCGATTTGAAATTGCTGATCTGGGAGTATACTACTGAAGACATCATACATCATCTAAAAACCGGCGTACTGGATTGTGGGATTCTCGCCACACCACTCGGCGACAATGCCATAGATGAATTACCCCTCTACTACGAAAACTTTGTCACTTACATCAGCAAAAACAGCAAGCTATATAAAAAGAAAGCTATTGATGCTGATGACCTGGAAGACGAAAACATCTGGCTGCTTAACGAAGGTCATTGTATGAGATCTCAGGTGTTAAACATTTGCCGTTCAACCAAGCAAAACAGACTTCAGGGCCTAACTTACAACACGGGTAGTGTAGAAACGCTGATCAGGATGGTAGACATGAATAACGGCGCTACTTTGCTACCTGAGCTGGCCTTAGAAGAACTGAGCAGCAGACAACTGAACAAAGTAAGGCATTTTAAATCACCAGAGCCCGTAAGGGAGATTAGCCTTGCTACGCATAAGAATTTCATTAAAAAAAGGATGTTAAACGCATTAAAGGATGAAATACTGGCAGTTATCCCAAAAACAATGAAGCAGAAAAAGAAAAAGGATGTGGTAGGTATATAA
- a CDS encoding 7TM diverse intracellular signaling domain-containing protein: MSKAQDKVLLNDSISKHIFIYKEIEYFIDTTNSLTINDVTKPSFSNKFKPSKTFTPTNYQYLHNGWYRIKINHSSLVKNSWVLEFFDQTIEEIHFYTPDHHGKYSMQNFGAARPFDHRIYFHKNFVINLDTAFKGDRTYYFSAKSSHPSNVMVVLKPVVSYFKYALKEYYLFGIYYGMILIFSLYNFMMFLAVKQKQYIYYIVYNLSIGMFEMSSNGIAYQYLWPDSPEWNGIAFGVMLYIASISSMLFTREFLYTKTKAPTLNKLILGAIGLRTLFFASCLFIDQQLFNYKYIEIFPLIICYFTGWYVYRKGYRPARFFVAGYTFLVLGVLIRVVKTVYPYNLPFGPANFYSLSFCFIMEMLFVSFAISDKVRLLKKKKDKAQSRMFQEIKLNQRLKDNQNKELEKQVLLRTKEVIAQSEIIKSQNEELLNMNELLNLKAEEINKINEFLKKDNIDLQIDIEKVSQARVMSKEVDFTEFSKIYPDNNACFKFLAELKWNDQYNCRKCDNENHFEGETPFSRRCSKCGYDESVTTNTIFHNSKIPINKAFYIIFLMYSSNGKISSYKLSEILSMRQGTCWAYSNKVKKIMEERKKELKNAGEKGWSKLVLG, encoded by the coding sequence GTGTCAAAAGCGCAGGATAAGGTTTTATTAAATGATAGCATCAGTAAACATATCTTCATCTATAAGGAAATAGAATACTTTATAGACACCACAAACAGCCTTACTATAAATGATGTTACTAAACCTTCATTTTCTAATAAATTTAAGCCCAGCAAAACTTTTACGCCTACGAATTACCAATATCTGCACAATGGCTGGTACCGCATCAAAATAAATCACAGTAGCCTTGTGAAGAATAGTTGGGTGCTTGAATTTTTTGACCAGACTATTGAAGAAATACATTTTTATACCCCTGATCATCATGGAAAATATTCCATGCAAAACTTTGGTGCAGCACGGCCTTTTGACCATAGAATTTACTTCCATAAGAACTTTGTTATCAATCTGGATACCGCTTTTAAAGGTGATCGCACCTATTATTTTTCTGCCAAATCAAGCCATCCCTCAAACGTAATGGTTGTGCTCAAACCTGTTGTGTCCTATTTTAAATATGCACTAAAGGAATATTACCTTTTTGGAATTTACTACGGAATGATCCTCATCTTCAGTCTGTATAATTTCATGATGTTTCTTGCTGTTAAGCAAAAGCAATATATCTATTACATCGTTTACAATTTAAGTATCGGGATGTTTGAAATGAGTTCTAATGGGATTGCATATCAATATCTCTGGCCTGATTCACCCGAATGGAATGGAATTGCTTTTGGCGTCATGCTTTACATTGCCAGCATCTCTTCTATGTTATTTACCCGCGAGTTTTTATACACAAAAACAAAAGCGCCCACATTAAATAAACTTATCCTTGGGGCCATTGGTCTGAGAACCCTCTTTTTTGCATCATGCTTATTTATTGATCAACAGCTATTTAACTATAAATACATAGAAATCTTTCCACTAATTATTTGCTATTTTACCGGTTGGTATGTTTATAGAAAAGGTTACCGCCCGGCAAGGTTCTTTGTGGCCGGTTATACATTTCTTGTCTTAGGTGTTCTGATTAGAGTTGTGAAAACAGTTTACCCATATAATCTTCCCTTTGGCCCGGCAAACTTTTACAGCCTCAGCTTTTGCTTTATTATGGAAATGCTATTTGTTTCCTTCGCCATTAGTGATAAAGTACGTCTGCTGAAAAAGAAAAAAGACAAAGCTCAATCGCGCATGTTTCAGGAAATAAAGTTAAACCAGCGTCTAAAGGACAATCAGAATAAGGAACTGGAAAAACAGGTATTGCTTAGAACCAAAGAGGTGATCGCGCAATCTGAAATTATTAAATCTCAAAATGAAGAGCTTCTTAACATGAATGAGCTACTCAATCTTAAAGCAGAAGAGATCAATAAAATAAATGAGTTTCTGAAAAAAGATAACATTGACCTGCAAATAGATATTGAAAAGGTAAGTCAGGCAAGAGTGATGTCTAAAGAAGTTGACTTTACCGAATTCAGTAAAATATACCCTGACAACAACGCCTGTTTTAAATTCCTTGCAGAGCTGAAGTGGAACGATCAGTACAATTGTCGTAAATGCGATAATGAGAATCATTTTGAAGGCGAAACTCCTTTTAGCAGAAGGTGCTCTAAATGCGGTTACGATGAGTCTGTAACGACGAATACGATCTTCCACAATAGCAAAATCCCCATCAACAAAGCATTCTACATTATCTTTTTGATGTATTCCAGCAATGGTAAAATCTCTTCTTACAAGCTATCAGAAATTCTTTCTATGAGACAGGGAACCTGCTGGGCCTATAGTAATAAAGTCAAAAAAATAATGGAAGAGCGGAAGAAAGAGCTCAAAAATGCAGGAGAAAAGGGCTGGAGCAAACTCGTTCTGGGATAA
- a CDS encoding glycoside hydrolase family 2 TIM barrel-domain containing protein, whose amino-acid sequence MKRKSLSILVLALLLFLAAPKGYAQNNLITNTAARQSVSLNGKWQYIVDPYETGFYDYRFKERAANDREAYWNSDVPDNKLDRKEHGYISKYSINVPGDWNSQDPKFLYYEGTVWYKKSFDFKKQNPSDKLFLYFGAVNYRADVYLNGKKLGSHKGGFTPFNFEIPDSVLKEKSNFLVVKIDNKRFANEIPTLNTDWWNYGGITRDVLLISVPKTHIRDYVIQLNPQNPAGNEVLGNVKLDGPVNNEMVTIEIPELKLKKQFKVVGNEAQIKFNLPKFQRWSPETPKLYEVIVSGNNDRVKEKIGFRTIKTNGIQLTLNDKPVFLRGISIHSEIPQESRRAYSQKDAAQLLGWAKELGCNMVRLAHYPHDEKMTRLADSLGLLVWSEIPVYWTIDFASQEVLEKAKKQLDEMITRDHNRASVIIWSVGNETPVSETRTNFMKSLLETAKKDDPTRLVAAALEVNYHSSENLRTIDDPLGEFVDIVAFNQYLGWYGGTPESCRQANWATKYNKPLFISETGAEALGGYHGDRSTLWTEEFQEWFYQEQVAMLKRMPANFVGISPWILADFRSPRRNNPTYQEGWNNKGFIDQNGRKKKSFFILKDYYNEIQQTQK is encoded by the coding sequence ATGAAACGGAAATCCTTATCCATCCTAGTTTTGGCCCTGCTCCTATTTTTAGCAGCGCCCAAAGGATACGCACAAAACAACCTGATTACCAACACAGCGGCACGTCAATCTGTAAGCTTAAACGGGAAATGGCAGTACATTGTAGATCCTTACGAAACCGGGTTTTATGATTATCGGTTTAAAGAACGGGCTGCGAATGACAGAGAAGCCTATTGGAACTCGGATGTGCCGGATAACAAGCTAGATCGTAAAGAGCATGGTTACATTTCAAAATACAGTATTAATGTACCCGGTGACTGGAACTCTCAGGACCCCAAATTCCTATATTATGAAGGCACCGTTTGGTATAAAAAGTCTTTTGATTTTAAAAAGCAAAACCCTTCAGATAAGTTATTCTTATATTTTGGAGCCGTAAATTATAGAGCGGATGTATACCTAAACGGCAAGAAACTGGGAAGCCATAAGGGTGGCTTTACCCCATTTAATTTCGAAATTCCGGATTCTGTTTTAAAGGAAAAATCAAACTTTTTAGTTGTTAAAATAGACAATAAGCGATTCGCCAATGAAATACCTACACTAAATACGGATTGGTGGAATTATGGCGGTATTACGCGGGATGTACTCCTGATCAGTGTTCCAAAAACACATATCAGAGATTATGTGATACAACTCAATCCACAAAACCCTGCTGGTAACGAGGTTTTAGGGAATGTAAAACTTGATGGTCCGGTAAACAATGAAATGGTAACCATAGAGATCCCTGAGCTAAAGCTTAAAAAACAATTTAAAGTTGTCGGGAACGAAGCTCAAATCAAATTTAACCTTCCAAAGTTCCAGCGTTGGTCGCCAGAAACCCCAAAACTTTATGAAGTGATTGTTTCGGGGAATAACGATCGGGTAAAGGAAAAGATTGGCTTTCGTACGATCAAAACGAATGGAATTCAATTAACCCTGAATGATAAACCTGTCTTTTTAAGAGGCATTAGTATTCATAGCGAAATTCCTCAGGAATCAAGAAGGGCTTATAGTCAAAAAGATGCAGCGCAATTACTTGGTTGGGCTAAAGAACTGGGCTGCAACATGGTTCGCTTAGCACATTACCCGCACGATGAAAAAATGACCAGACTTGCCGATTCACTTGGCCTGCTTGTGTGGTCGGAGATCCCGGTTTATTGGACCATAGACTTTGCAAGTCAGGAAGTCCTGGAAAAAGCAAAGAAACAATTAGATGAAATGATCACAAGAGACCACAACCGAGCCAGTGTCATTATTTGGTCGGTAGGAAATGAAACTCCTGTTAGTGAAACAAGAACAAATTTCATGAAATCCTTGCTAGAAACAGCCAAAAAGGATGATCCAACGCGACTTGTTGCAGCGGCTCTGGAAGTTAACTATCACTCTAGTGAAAATCTAAGAACAATTGACGACCCTCTTGGTGAGTTTGTAGACATTGTTGCTTTTAATCAATACCTGGGTTGGTATGGCGGCACACCGGAAAGCTGCAGACAAGCGAATTGGGCAACGAAATACAATAAACCCTTATTTATCAGTGAAACAGGCGCTGAAGCACTTGGAGGCTATCACGGCGACCGGTCAACATTGTGGACTGAGGAGTTTCAGGAGTGGTTTTACCAAGAACAAGTAGCGATGCTTAAACGTATGCCTGCCAATTTTGTCGGTATCTCTCCATGGATTCTAGCAGATTTCCGATCACCAAGAAGAAACAATCCAACCTATCAGGAAGGCTGGAATAACAAAGGCTTCATTGACCAAAACGGAAGAAAAAAGAAATCCTTTTTCATCTTAAAAGACTATTACAACGAAATCCAGCAAACACAAAAATAA
- a CDS encoding cellulase family glycosylhydrolase yields MKRLIGPFLLLLLLAGFNKNTFAQSKGFFRTNQEEIIGPDGKPFLIKGTNLGNWLVPEGYMFKFKNTNSPTKIHETFAQLIGPEATKQFWKKYLNNYITEADIQYLKKIGVNSIRVPFNYRLFTNEDYLGDNNASRGMELLDRVIKWCKNEGLYVILDMHCAPGGQTGDNIDDSYGYPFLFKNKENQQLTIDIWKKIATRYKNEQTVMGYDLLNEPIAHYFNADSLNHLLLPLYKKIVKEIRTVDKNHIVFLGGAQWNTNFKVFDEFFDSNAVYTFHKYGDQPSLGSIKKFIDFRAQHKVPIYIGETGENTDEWITEFRSLLEKNNIGWHFWPYKKMDSPKNIASIVPPQNYNLLIDYAETPKNSYKDIREIKIDRIKIQQALTDFLEACKFDKCNFNKGYITALGLKAGS; encoded by the coding sequence ATGAAGAGATTAATAGGGCCATTCTTACTACTGCTATTATTGGCCGGTTTTAACAAAAATACATTTGCCCAAAGCAAAGGGTTCTTCCGGACAAATCAGGAAGAAATAATTGGTCCGGATGGCAAACCTTTTCTGATCAAAGGAACGAACCTGGGCAATTGGCTTGTTCCTGAAGGCTACATGTTTAAGTTTAAAAACACGAACTCTCCGACAAAAATCCATGAAACGTTTGCCCAACTAATCGGTCCGGAGGCCACCAAACAATTCTGGAAAAAATATTTAAACAACTACATCACTGAAGCCGACATCCAGTATTTAAAGAAGATTGGCGTAAACTCTATCAGAGTTCCATTCAATTACCGTCTTTTCACCAACGAAGACTACTTAGGAGACAATAATGCTTCCAGAGGGATGGAATTACTTGACCGGGTAATTAAATGGTGTAAAAACGAAGGATTATATGTTATTCTGGATATGCATTGTGCACCTGGTGGTCAAACCGGAGATAATATTGACGATAGCTATGGGTACCCTTTCCTTTTTAAAAATAAAGAAAATCAACAGCTCACAATTGACATCTGGAAGAAAATAGCCACACGCTATAAAAACGAACAAACTGTTATGGGTTATGATCTGCTAAACGAACCTATCGCCCATTATTTCAATGCAGATTCTTTAAACCACCTGTTGCTCCCCCTATACAAGAAGATTGTTAAGGAAATCAGAACGGTAGACAAAAACCACATCGTCTTTCTGGGCGGAGCGCAATGGAATACCAACTTTAAAGTATTTGATGAATTCTTTGATTCCAATGCCGTTTACACATTCCACAAATATGGCGATCAACCTTCATTGGGTAGCATCAAAAAGTTCATTGATTTTAGAGCGCAGCATAAGGTGCCGATATACATAGGCGAAACCGGTGAAAATACAGATGAATGGATCACTGAATTTAGATCCTTACTGGAAAAGAACAATATAGGGTGGCACTTCTGGCCTTACAAAAAAATGGATAGTCCAAAAAATATCGCGTCCATTGTTCCTCCTCAGAATTACAATCTGTTGATTGATTACGCAGAAACGCCAAAGAATAGCTACAAAGATATCCGCGAAATCAAAATAGACAGGATCAAGATCCAACAAGCACTTACCGATTTCCTGGAGGCCTGTAAGTTTGACAAATGCAACTTTAACAAGGGATATATAACGGCACTTGGCCTTAAAGCCGGTTCGTAA
- a CDS encoding TonB-dependent receptor: MKRIRLMRLCSLLMIFYLCLSTALVSAQENRTIKGVVKSSEDSQPLPGVSVSAVGSSSAGTMTDKDGQFQIVVEKSVNTLLFRSIGMNSKEVSIQNNQTLEVVLTPSTQSLNDVVVVGYGTQKKSLVTGAIASLRAKDLDISGLMRADQALQGRAAGVSVMMNSGQPGSGVSIRIRGIGTNGSNDPLLIVDGYPVNDLEGVNPRDIETMEVLKDAASAAIYGARGANGVVIVTTKKGKAGQYRVNYDYYYGIQNVRKYIDVLDATQYARIQNEAYFNSNLPLPFSSDEIAKMGAGTNWQKEVSYNNAPIQSHQASLSGGSDRSTFNSSFSYFSQDGTLAKGKSNFERYTGRINTEQKFLDGLLTTGVNLNFANVKRAAITSNAGNAGPILSAINMDPVTPVMKDDGTFAISRYVSQEIVNPIARIYYSNGASGYTRLIGDAFGELQILKDLKLRSTIGYTFQYDQGSNYTPIYYLNSTNFTLASGASKSAAETKTLNFENTLTYGKTIQKNTFSILVGNTIRKGQTSNVSASKNGLLYDDPAFAYLDLAKDNTSAAASGGAGHSAFLSYFGRLNYDYDGRFMATASFRADGSYNFGSNNKFGYFPSISAGWNVSKEHFMENETWLNNLKLRASWGQTGNDNIGEYSFVSTISTYARNYYWGANTQMVGASPSKISNPDLKWETSEQTNIGFDADFLNNFNATFDVYSKKTKDLLLTPPIPLYVGNGAPSTNGAAVVNKGIELSLGYKKDFGKLNINLNVNGAYNFNKVTEVGNATGFIVGSDASNQMQGVTRMQVGYPMGYFWLYAMDGIFQNQSEIDKYVGPTGAKIQPNAVPGDIRYKDLNGDGVIDSKDRSNMGSPHPKYNYGFNLTMRYANFDLNVFFNGLAGNKIFNSLHRWDLPTANYPIEILNRWHGEGTSNTYPRVAAGDANGNFTNPSDFFLEDGSYLRLKNVALGYTIKNLSKYKINNIRLYATGTNLFVLTKYTGFDPEVSGTALGIGIDRGVYPQPRTFIFGASIGF, translated from the coding sequence ATGAAGAGAATTAGACTAATGCGATTATGCAGTCTCTTGATGATCTTTTATTTGTGCTTATCTACTGCGCTGGTTTCTGCGCAAGAAAATCGTACGATTAAAGGAGTTGTAAAAAGTTCAGAAGACAGCCAACCATTGCCGGGCGTTTCAGTTTCTGCTGTAGGGAGCTCATCCGCCGGAACTATGACAGATAAAGACGGGCAATTCCAAATCGTTGTAGAAAAATCAGTAAATACCTTACTTTTCAGAAGCATAGGAATGAATTCAAAGGAGGTATCGATACAAAACAACCAAACGTTGGAAGTTGTACTTACCCCCTCTACACAATCATTAAATGACGTGGTTGTGGTTGGTTATGGTACACAAAAAAAGAGTCTGGTAACTGGTGCTATTGCTTCTCTACGCGCTAAGGATCTGGATATATCCGGATTAATGCGAGCTGATCAGGCCTTACAAGGAAGAGCAGCTGGTGTAAGCGTAATGATGAATAGCGGTCAGCCTGGATCTGGTGTAAGTATTCGCATCAGAGGTATTGGAACCAATGGCTCAAATGATCCCCTTCTCATTGTAGATGGCTACCCAGTTAACGACCTAGAAGGTGTTAATCCAAGGGACATTGAAACCATGGAAGTGCTTAAAGATGCGGCTTCTGCGGCAATCTATGGCGCAAGGGGTGCAAATGGAGTTGTTATCGTCACTACAAAAAAAGGAAAAGCCGGGCAATACAGAGTCAACTACGATTATTATTATGGGATTCAGAATGTAAGAAAATACATTGATGTGCTGGACGCTACTCAATATGCACGCATTCAGAACGAAGCCTATTTCAACTCCAACCTTCCGCTACCTTTCTCGAGCGATGAGATTGCAAAAATGGGCGCCGGAACGAACTGGCAAAAAGAAGTTTCTTACAATAATGCACCTATACAAAGCCACCAGGCTAGTTTATCAGGAGGATCAGATCGCTCTACATTCAACTCCTCGTTTTCGTATTTCAGTCAGGATGGAACACTGGCTAAGGGGAAATCAAACTTCGAGCGTTATACCGGTCGGATCAATACAGAACAAAAATTCTTGGATGGCCTTTTAACCACTGGTGTAAATCTTAATTTCGCCAATGTAAAAAGAGCCGCCATTACCTCAAACGCTGGAAATGCAGGTCCCATACTAAGTGCCATCAATATGGACCCAGTTACCCCGGTAATGAAGGACGATGGTACTTTCGCCATTTCAAGATATGTATCGCAAGAAATTGTAAATCCCATTGCCAGAATATATTATTCGAATGGGGCTTCGGGATATACCCGTCTAATTGGTGATGCATTCGGAGAACTACAAATTCTTAAAGATTTAAAACTCCGCAGTACCATAGGTTATACGTTCCAATATGATCAGGGCAGCAATTATACGCCAATATATTACCTTAACTCCACCAATTTTACCCTTGCATCTGGAGCGAGCAAATCTGCTGCCGAGACCAAAACGTTAAATTTTGAAAATACCTTGACCTATGGTAAAACAATCCAAAAAAACACTTTCTCTATCCTTGTTGGAAATACGATAAGAAAAGGTCAAACCAGTAATGTTTCTGCTTCAAAAAATGGTCTTTTATATGATGACCCTGCTTTTGCCTACCTTGACCTGGCAAAAGACAACACAAGTGCCGCCGCGTCAGGAGGAGCCGGTCACAGTGCCTTCTTATCATATTTTGGCCGATTAAATTATGATTACGATGGCAGGTTCATGGCCACAGCATCCTTTAGAGCCGATGGATCTTATAACTTTGGCTCAAACAATAAGTTTGGGTATTTCCCTTCCATTTCAGCGGGCTGGAATGTATCCAAAGAGCATTTTATGGAAAATGAAACGTGGCTAAATAACTTAAAATTAAGAGCTAGTTGGGGTCAGACAGGGAATGACAATATTGGGGAATACAGTTTTGTCTCTACCATCAGTACCTATGCCCGTAATTATTATTGGGGAGCTAACACACAAATGGTTGGTGCATCACCAAGTAAGATATCCAATCCGGATTTAAAATGGGAAACATCAGAACAAACCAATATTGGCTTTGACGCCGATTTTTTGAATAATTTTAATGCAACCTTTGATGTGTATTCAAAAAAAACCAAGGACTTACTGCTAACACCCCCTATCCCACTTTATGTCGGAAATGGCGCACCTTCAACTAATGGCGCAGCCGTTGTAAACAAAGGAATTGAGCTATCCTTGGGTTATAAAAAAGATTTCGGGAAACTCAACATCAATCTTAACGTTAACGGGGCTTACAATTTCAACAAAGTTACCGAAGTTGGCAATGCCACAGGCTTCATCGTTGGAAGTGACGCCAGCAATCAAATGCAAGGGGTAACCCGTATGCAAGTCGGGTATCCAATGGGATACTTTTGGCTATATGCAATGGATGGCATTTTCCAAAACCAATCAGAAATTGATAAATACGTAGGACCAACCGGAGCTAAAATACAGCCAAATGCGGTTCCGGGAGATATTCGCTATAAGGACTTAAACGGAGACGGAGTAATTGACAGCAAGGACCGTTCTAACATGGGTAGCCCACATCCAAAATACAATTATGGTTTTAACCTAACCATGCGCTATGCCAACTTCGATCTGAACGTTTTCTTCAACGGTTTAGCAGGAAACAAAATCTTCAACAGTCTACATCGTTGGGACCTTCCAACTGCCAATTATCCAATAGAAATTTTAAACAGGTGGCATGGCGAAGGTACCTCGAATACCTATCCAAGAGTAGCAGCAGGAGACGCGAATGGCAATTTTACCAATCCATCTGATTTTTTCCTGGAAGATGGAAGTTACCTACGTTTAAAAAACGTTGCTTTAGGTTATACCATCAAAAACTTGTCTAAATACAAGATCAATAACATTAGATTGTATGCTACAGGCACAAACTTATTTGTCCTCACAAAATACACAGGATTTGATCCGGAAGTTTCCGGAACAGCGCTGGGGATAGGTATAGACCGCGGGGTTTATCCACAACCAAGAACCTTTATTTTCGGTGCAAGTATTGGATTTTAA